The Dreissena polymorpha isolate Duluth1 chromosome 2, UMN_Dpol_1.0, whole genome shotgun sequence nucleotide sequence aagcagacgacaaacagcggtaattacggggataattcgTTGATGgcgatttaataattatttcatcaagcaattttcaacggcgtgaaaaacaaaaccagccgaAAATATTCGCAGCGATTTTCAataattacaaattataattggcgaaaaattaaaagatctaacagttaccgataatttgtaaagcacagggagattaaagacattttttcccgaaatatatcactgctgttgGACACTGAGAAAACGCTCGAGGCCCGAcgtcgcagaagttattgacgggtttatgaaaatacacagggtcgagtgtgtacacaggttaTCTCgatcgttatcgatttttcctgcttgatgacACGATTTACAAGCGTTTCGTACTCGCCGGACAACTTTTAGAGGCATTTTTTTATGTAGGCGGaaaaaataatcgccattttttctagacaattttaagaaataatagccagttggataaaataatcgccattggtgacaatgtctggcagcagcgtgagctcTCCCGATATCACACAGTTTGAATACAGCGGACAAGACGATttgttgaattgtttaataagcatatgttcatgtttatttatatggcgTTCATATGCACATATTCAAACAATGATCAGTTGCGAattttaacgatttatataccagtaaactgccattatgaCCTATGCAgtgacactaattggttatttcttaagtattAAAAACAACCCCGGCCACATGCAAACATTACTGTCACTTATAGACTGTTTTCATGCTTCACTgtgtgccatagtaagccgcgaaatatagggtgttcatactagctagaaccggttttttgcttaagtttgcgaattctcagattaaaacgtgtcatttagtgatcatgcatgtcggatttttgggagctaTAGACGAAGCGaaatatattggacagcgcgatataccaGTCAGCGATATATTGGCGTTTTTCACagtttcatagccacattggctatgaagacaaacAAGTTAGTTTTGTAGACTGCAATAGGAATCCTTTTCTTTGGTTCTGAAGTTTtacaattgaataaataaatcttaaatatttatGCAGCCTACTATTGCAGATATTAACATTTTgtgattattttgttgtttatcatgtagaaacatgtttttatataaaaaataaagggTATATAGACTTATTTAGTTCCTTCTTGTTATTTTAGTTATTATGGGAAACATAGTAATAAAAGTAATAACATAGTCATTGACATTCATTTAGttagaagttttttttaattattgatgaTTTCATGCTGAGATAAACTTTTTCTAGGCCAGTGAAACCCATGTTTCTGGGAAGGCACTTGacacaggcttggcgaaattggaaaaactaagccggtcatccggacaggcatttcagaaaatgtgccggtccggagaaaatttagccggaccgaaaaaaacaacaacgcaacTATGTACAtaaacattaaagggatcttttcacgctttggtaaattgacaaaattgaaaaaagttgtttcagattcgtaagttttcgttttagttatgatatttgtgaggaaacagtaatactgaacattaaccatgctctaatatagccattatatgcatcttttgacgattttaaaacctaaaaattataaagcgttgcaacgcgaaacgattgaataatttggagagttctgtttttgtcgttaaattttgtgaaactacgaagattgcttatataacccATTTCATTCTGCCCCCCTTCCAGATAAGATATCCCCAAGATCTGAGACCTGATCAATAACTGATAAGCCATGCCAGACATTTGAGGGTCATGTATGATAAAGATCAGTAGCACATTTATTATGGACTTAAAgcctatatatgtatacatttttagaaaGAAGAGAAAATTCTGAATCCagcagtatattttttatttaattatgtccAGAATTAATCAAAATATTAGGCTGTAAAATCGGcaaataaaactaaaatcatAAAGAAACAATAGTTGAAACATTTTCAACTAAATAAATCAATATGATGCAAAgttcaaaatgtgcatatatcaATGTAATAATTATTCTAAATTTTATACACTTTATaacagtgaaaaaatcattaaaatattccAACAAATACCAAAGTTATGATTATTATACTATACAATGGGAAACGCGCACAAATTGCCAAAATAATTCTGTGTCATTGACAGTGAAAAATACCAACACAGTATGCTACTGAAttatgaattttatatttattattgatgTAATCTTTAGCAAACCATACATTTTATGAAAGGTATTGAATTTATCTAAAAATCTAATgcttaataataatgatattactataaaataaggaaataaaattaatgaaaagatACAAACTCtgtttattttcaagaaaaaaaatcaagacaacaaataactatacggtcttaacatttaaatatataataaatatcatgacaAAATACAATGAAATTACTGCAACTGGTTCAGGTTACATAAGAAATATTCCAATATTTACTAAAATTGTTTTCTTGTATATTTTCAGGTATGTACCAAAATGACGGTCCACAGATGTCCAGACTTACTATACAAAGAAActtacattgaaataaaaaatgaaaacaatgttcATTCCACACAACTATCATACacacagtgccttccccaggaatttgttcaggcgccccgggggtgggttcgtgAGGGGAGTCCCCTCCcgaccttgattttttttaatttaacgtgtcaattcacgttctgtggtgcgttataactcaaagaaaaacagcgtcaaaagacgtcatttggtgcgttatgactcttcaaaaaaaaaaccagtcatttaaaaataaattttgttatattgtttaattgttttaaaacttttccgcacagatagtaaaatcccgtctcgaacgattccccaatacatccgtttcaacccgactctattactgtatacttactatttttcaagtttctatttattacccgataatcccgtttattccgtttttagcAATCTCTTTCtgttaaatatttacgataaaagctttcagttatttctttaacacaaaccttgccattttttaagtgactatttaaagatttgatgaaatattgcctctgaatatgcgtcaatcccctggcctgttgtgtgcttgttaaaacgctcaatacacaccatttgtatgcaatagacgcgacgttgtacatgctgcataattttcgcgctctttttaattgagaaaaagattcgacacaaaataaatttgcactgctaatttgaagcaaaaatatttaacgttgcggtaacatttacattcggaagtgtgtttcggattaaaaacgcgttaacatcgacttacggtaatgggtttcggattacaaatttaattattcatatttgagattttaacaaatattaacgattgcgttataaattcaacgataatttgtttacacactttacgagtcgaataaatgttttgacggaattatgcatgaaattcacgttgtccacgaggatcacggccggttgccatcatcagtcttctaactatcgattatcggacgaaacatttacgagtgtgcgtaattaattcaacgaaaatttgttaaagcgcattgcgtgtcgaataaatgtcagaaaaacgaggtgaatcagttctataaatggacatgttgaaatatacatgtactggaattaaataaatagtgttatcacataattgtaaccgggagtcatttgaacaacttactcgctataataattaattgtttaccacttgaaattaatttctcatattaactatgagtcataggtaacacttgtttacagtaaaaaggtgtgatgatgatgcccgaaaccgtctttaatgttctgtactgtactaattaccggttttatattactcaaatggtacaacttattgctaatcaagctgcgataaactcctacttcatgcccgacgttaATTAAAAAtcatggtcgatagttaaccccgccctcataagcattcgcgtaaccgattggacgatgaacttcacagtttgacgactggaaagttaccagatacatccttgtcagcatttaaatgaccgtgtaatgtggctagaataatcgatacgcgcgtcatgctattctcttatcagtggattatccattaccccatgtggtgtttatggcgattacttgtgaaagtaggtaccgagtgctcttttaaaacagggaatattgatacactgatagggaaaccttgatttttttggacaatctccactttcttttactgaagaatacactgatcggaaaatttcaagcgccccggggactctgatttcgaaattcaagcgccccggcaaggggcgcttaaatggcctggggaaggcactgacaCAACATTTTCACTGAAAATACCATTTTAAATACAGTGTGCATTCCACACAACAATCATTCACAACATTTTCACTGAAAATACAATCATCTTATTTACATAATTACTGATATTTACAGTATTACTGATCTTCTAACTTGGTCAACTGTTTGTTTTACAAGTTTGTCACTCACAATTTATTAGCCCTGTTTATGTGTGCCGGAAAGCACTGGTGGTGTACCGGCACATTGCATTCAACGCAACCAAACTTTGAAGTACCAACACGTTCGCCACGGTTTGCCTTCGCGCGACATTCAACACACACCTTCTCTTTTTCAAACAACCGCTCCATCGTGTGAACACGAGCTGGTCTGGCTGTGTCCAGGATTGGCGCATCCTTCCCAGCACAGTAATCGCCAATCAGGCCATCTGCAAGGTCTTCAACGAAGTCCTGGATGTTTGGCCATTCACGCCCGACTGTCTCTGGATTTGAGTCCTTTGCAATGATGTACGCATTCAAAGCACTGCCCATCATGAAGTGGAAGAACAGCCGCCGCCACCACTTCCTTGATCTATGGTTGATGATATGATATCCAATCATCTGGTCCGACAAGTCGACTCCCTTCATGAACTTCTGGTAATCCGCAAGCATTTTGGGAACTTCCACAGATTGTTGTGTTGGGTTACCAGATCGTCGGTTGACAGTTTCCATGTCATTAGGACTGTGAAAGTTTGACAGGACCATGACACACTTTGTGTCCTGCCAAATGCAACAAGAAAGTTCATCTTTCTGGGCCACCAGGAACTCGTGTTTGTCCAGCATAACATTCCTTGGCAACAGTGCAGTTGGTAAGCCCTTCCTGTTGTTGCGCACTGTGCCACAGGCGTACACACCGCGCATGTGCAGATCTGTGAGAAGGGCCGGACTCGTGTAATAATTGTCCATAAAAACTCGAATGTTAGTGTGGTTCAGATGGCCGTTCAGGTCTGTCACCACTCTGTGTGATAGGCCCTTCTCCTGATTCTCTTCCTTTCCAGTGTAGACTTGGAACTGGTGGATGTAGCCAGTTTCGCTCTCCGCCAATGTCCACACTTTTATTCCCCACTTAGTTGGTTTCAATGGCATGTACTGACGAAAGCCCAGACGCCCCTTGAACTTTACCATACTTTCATCCACAGTAACATGTTTGTAGGGGGTGTACATTGCCTTGAATATGTCATTCAGATAGTTCAAAAACCACCTTATCTTTTTAAGTTTGTCTGGTCTGGCAGGAGGTGGGGCATCGTTGTTTGTCAGGTGAAGGTAGCGCCAGATCAGATTGAATTTGTCCCGAGGCATGATGGTGTTGAAGGCAGTACGAAACATACGCTTCTTTACCCTCCAGTAGTCATTTCTTGATGGAAGACGAAGAACTCCCATACAAAAACAGAGTCCGATGAAAGCCTTCATGGCTGGAATGTCTACTGGAACCCAACGAGGAGCAAATGGTGGTGGTGGGTTTCGTGTCCGCTCTTGCTCAGCATAGCGGTTGGTCTCTGTAACCATATGCTGCCACAAGTCCTGACCCCAGATCAGTTCAAAATAATTATGTGGCAGGGCATCTTCAGGGTGAACAAACGTTGAACCACCTATTTCACTGTACGTTCTCTCGTTTCGTTCGTCAAAGTTGGAAGTCTTCCATTCGACGTCGAAGCCTTCAAACTCGTCATGTTCACCATCCGATTCAAAAAAGCCACGAAACCATTCGTCGTCAGTTCTTTGTTGACATTCGAAGCCATCTTCACCATTTTCTTCATTCAAATTACTCGTATTTGTGTCAAATTCGTTATTTAAATCGACCTCAATGTCGCTTCCATCGCTATCCATGTCCGTAGAATCAGCCAtgacgaaaatgaaaaaaaaaactgtcaaaatcgCTTTAGAAATACTCTGCAAAATTCACTTCCTTGTTATTCAAAAATTGCGCTTTGTTTTGATTTATCTGCGCATGCTCAAAGGAAGTTGTTTCTGGGTAATTTTTGCACATGTTTTTATGACGTTTTACGACGTTTACCGACGTATACACAGGGTTTCCCTACTGTCAGTAACACATACCGGTCTATTCGTATCCCGAATGAAATGGGTACGTACGAATCGGTTCGTATGCCGCATGAAATGggataaggtataaaatacataaagaatgtgtactcggcggaatagctcagtaggctagagcgtttttacttcaggactctggcaggactctaggggtcactggttcgaaacctgctccgggcaatgttcttttccttttttaaatttttttcttgattttttactggagcttttatgatctaatgtttacattgatcaatataaagcattcaatgaataagttaaaaaaatgccaaaatctgtgaaaaggcccctttaaccctttattttagctcaataAACCACTGCCAGTGCTTTATCCTAACAAGATAACAGTTTTTCGGTGTTCATCAATTCTTCTTGATAGTCTGGACAATCTTCTTCAATTTCCATATCTTCTTCAGTGTCACACAGTTTAGCAATCTCCTTTTCTAATAAAATTGCAGTTAACTGACACtaacttgtacaatgtaaaatgatgacatttttggagacctatgacgagtgcatgttataaagatatcactagaacattgtttatatttctataaacaaccttttaaagccatgcttcataaagaaattcttttttttaatgtccTTATCAACTCgcaaaatatgtcaaagctatcaaggTATTTTTTGTTAGAAtgcagttgccgattttgcgagtttgaagtaggtgttgtgtaaccagttggatttgctaattgtacgtaacaaacttattgcttacatcaaaacaatgagtgatttcattttgatgttgtagtaaggggtttgctcttcgaattttcaactttgaaaaaaatatgatttgtttgcattcatttcacattttgctgGTCGCCAGGACCGACactcttgttaaacctgccggatcaaatggaaatctgccggtcaggaccggcggaccggcaatttcgccaagcctgttgACAGGAAAAAAACTTTCGCCGAACATtttcgttgaaaaaaaaaatatttgccaaAATTGCATAATTTTCGCAATTGGCGAACGACAGCAGAAGCACTGCTCATTTTTGGCCCCTGGGTGTCTGAAAAAATTCCTGTGATTTTGTGTGAATTACACTGCAGTGAGTGAAGTTTGaggattttttgttttattgaacaaacttaaaaaaaaattaatataaaataataccaCCTTTGTATAATTGAGCTATGGCTGTTGCAGAATTCTGAAACTGATGGAACAGTTTCTGCAACGCAAAATCTGTTTCTCTCTCAACAGAATCGTCCATATTTTTTTCCGAACTTTCTATGTCTTCTAAGCATTCTTCTTCAAAATCTGTCAACCAGTTATCATTTAAATGGTCATTTTGTTGGCCATCTTGGTGGGCCATTGTTAATTTcggtaaatgttttatttataacacTTTTTCCATgggtttaatgtattttttctcaATTATTACCGATCAACAGCTTCGTAATTTTTAACGGATGTACAATTTATACGCATGCGCAGACAAACTCAACTGTTCCTGTTTGCAAGAATTATTAGACAATATAATACCGAAACACCAACAGGATACAATCCACTAACtaatttgcatatatatgttcCTATCATACATGTGATCAATATCCGCGTAGAGTTGTTGTTGCATGCTCTCACACACAATCCGGCTATGATGGTTCCACTCAAATCTCTGCGAGCAGATTGATATTTGATATCTCAATGCCGCAATTTAAAGCCAGGTGGTGAGTGACGACTTGAATATGATTACAGAGGTGACATGATGTGCGCGAAAAATCTTACTTTTGAATCGCTGTGCGATAAAAGATTTCATGGTAAAATAAGATGATTTTCGGTTCACTAGTCATATAGTATACTTAGCTTTTATAGTAAGTTGTTTATTATCGTTCTTATAAATTCATCTGGTTTCTGTAGATATTGAGAGGGACTGTACGGAAACTATATGCATGTGTCCcggatataattaaaacaataattatcacATGCCTTGAGATCCAGAAGCTAAGCAAACATTTCCCTCAATGTGACCACTCAACGCATAATAATAATCAAAGCCCAAAATTATAGTAGCTTGGCCAAAACATTAAAAGCCCATACCTTCTTCTACCATTGATCAAatctacaaaataaaaaaaaacactaccatTAGTCATTTCCCCCACATTAAGCTCACTCGCACCGTCATAAATGCAACTCACCACATGTATAATTGAATATTTATCGTGAGTTGTACcatcttttaaaaataacatgttcTTTAAAGTCTCAAAACAAGCGATGAATGGGTTGATTAGGACGTTTCGTTTACTTGTTCGACTAAGGGCGTGTAGCACTAATCGATATGGTATCATCAGTGAGCTCAAGGCATGCAATGTTCGATCCTTTTCGCTTTTATCTCAACTCACGACAACATGTACCGGTTTTACCCGGAAACTAATGTCACAGTGTTCTCAATAAGCATAAGGCTTTCAacgcaataaaacaaaaatgccaACTTGTCACGAAATACGTCCGTTTTATGAATGCTTGAATGTCGGTCTATGataaaatcgggcttaatgcatgtgtacaaaGTATCGTCCCATTTTGACTGTACTCTCAGCACATGTCAATATGGGACGATACTTACCACTTTTCAGGATTTTATCGTTTAAGGGAAgacttttctaaacgaaaatcaagtcctGCGGAAAGTGTCTTACCTGTTTAGCCCATGCGGATTGCACATGGtaatctgggacggtactttacacacatggttTTCCCAGAGATTTGCTTATTTGAGTTAGAATGCGGACAGcattaatttgacaaatttgGGATTACCGTAATCAAGGGCCATAGTACGAAAGTACTCAATACGGTATGACTGCTTGACGTAGACATAGCACCGATCTGGGAATTGTGGCATCAGAAATTGCAAGGAGCCTGTTAAATTTTGATCATGACTTGCTGTTCAGTTATAcatatgtaattgttttgtgctgtttgcattCATGCACACGAGTTTGTCGACTTTAACGAACGCATGACTGTAGATCGTCACTTGGACATTATTTAGTTAAccattatttattgtgtgtttaaaaatgatgccgacAGCCGCGTGAATTCTGTAagtaaatagagaatattatgtgagttttggataaagatcaagtttatcatgcgaggcttagaaccatggtagcgcgatGCTATAGGATAAATAAGGTAtgtatcctattaccagatgaaaatcaaaagtataacaacgatcgtatgaACTTTGGCTTTATACTACCGCtgtttttagatcagatttgggtttttaaaaaaaatggagaatattttttgtcaactacggaaagataaaatcgtcaaaaaatgcgatattttataatttttaatgcaAACAGGGacgaaataataggataaatagaatattatatgagttttggataaatatcatgtttatcatgcgaggcttagaaccatggtagcgcgaggAAAGCATCAAAACACACATACTAATCTCTATATCTCCATATTGGAAAATGAGTTTGAATGCTTTGCTATTGAGTGATATTAGTTCAAAATTTCAGAGATTTACGTTGAGCATCTTTGGACGCTCGTTTGATGATGGCATGTGTCCAATCATACAATATACAACAGTGTTGGTGTGTGTACTTAAGAATAAACGTTACATGGCGACTTCACGTGAATGATCTTAATTGCCCTAAATAGTTTTTAACCACAAAAACTGTTCGGTGTGTTGGTTTTGCAAAGATCACGTATTATGTGCAAGTACAAACACTGTTGTGTGTAAGAGAGGTACTTATGTGTCTTAACGTCCGTCGGTCCTTTCGCCCGCACGCCGGGCTTATGCTTTATTTAAAGATACAATCTCAGTGATGCTTAAGCAGTATAACTTTAAGTGAAGTATGTCCGTTCTCACGTGCGTTAAGCATAtcgtatttaaaattaaaatcgtAAACAAATAATGAAACCAAGATTGAAGCATTTTATGCAAAGAAAAAACGGTAAAcacataatacaaatgtattttcaataatgtacTAATGGCTCGACAGACCAAAGATTGTcggtattttgttttatttgaattatacCGATGACGAACTTAATGTCATTGGTGTTGTCATTTTTGTGTTCAAGAAAAAAAAGATCGCGCCATTACACAATATACCAAAGTCGACAAAAACAGTAATACACACAAATAgtggtaaacattatttaattgcattaaaatgtaaaaaagaaaatCATTATTTGTACTTTGAAAGTacaaggtatatatatatatatatatatatatatatatatatatatatatatatatatatatatatatatatacaccaaaCAGCGTCTAACGATATCCTAGTTCTTTCTCTAACAAAAGTGCAATAAACTTCGTGTGCATTTGTTTCGCACTCGCGGCACTTTCGCATTTCGACCTCATTTTCAGAACGGCGTTTTTCGCAATTATGTCAACCACCGGTGGAGGTTTCTTCTTGAGTGGTACAGCAGGAATCAGCGTAGTTTCAAGGGCCAAGTAGCGGGGGTCTGTAACGGAGGACGAGGCGCGCTCCATCGTGTTAGCGTCACGTGACTGTTGTGGCGTACCTGGGGCGGTTAGCGTTGGTTTTGTGTCTTCGCGCACTGAAAGCAATTTCACGGATTTAGTCGGACTCGAGGACCTCTGTCCCCTTTGCAAGGTGCCTGCCTGACCGATATCATTGATAATTGTTTTAGGCCGACCGCTCGGAGTTAGTGGAAGCCGACCGACATCCGCCTTAGCACTTACTCGTAGGTTTTCCTCATTTGTTCCATGACTTGTGTTAACATAACATGCACGATTCGTAAGGGCAATTTTCGTTAAACTGTTTGTAGCGTTAACTGCATGCTTGGTCAACGTAGAACTCGGTCTGCTAGGTCCATCTACAGAATACAAAGACACACTTTTCAGAGAATCGTTGACAGGTACGGAAAACGCTTCACCTTGACTAGAGACAACACCTCTTGTCGCCTCGGTATTACTTTTCGCGGTGTGAATTCTTGGGTTTGAACGCAATTGCGGACAGGATTTCATCCGTCTGTTTGAAGAAATGTTGTATTTTGCGGACACTGGTGACTCAAGGCGTGGCGTGTTCTCGTCACCCACAGGGGTGCTAGTCAGTGAATAGTATTCCACTTGCGGAATGTGCACAGTTAACGTCCGCCTTGAATGCGCCTTTTCAATCACTTTGCGGGCCGAGTCCATGTACTTTTTCATCATTTTGTCCTTCGTGGATTGCCTTTCCACGAATTTCTGCTTCTCGTACTCATGCAATGACAAAAACTTAGAGCGTTCTCTACCCAGCTCCAGCTTACGTGCGTACAACATGCGCTCCTCGGTGACGTTTTCTGTTAGCTGACTGACGTTACGTGCTCCGCGCATTGTCTGATCACCACCGCCATCTTTGGCGATCCATTGTTGAATCTCCTTCACTGAATTGTTCTTCTTTCCTTGCGCCTGACGACTTAATCGTCGCACAGGGGCGCTTTTTGCGAAGTCCCGTTTTGTCGTCATTGTCAAGCATTCCAACGAACTAACATATGGAACGAGCAAAATGTATGTAGTCGCACGTTCGTTATGAACATTTTAAGCTCTTTATTATGTAACAGTGACTGTTCGCGGTATGTTGAAACTGCCAATGATCAATACGTTACACAAGtcacttttttcaaattaaatttgcacgAAATTGtgcatttaaaatgaaaactttttaatataatttacacGTTCAATGCAATTTACAATAAACAAATCTCAGACAAATAATAGAAGTAATAAAATGCAATATCTTATTAAAACTGGATTAAAGTTCATAATCTCTCGAAGTAGATTTGTTGAACGACAGGAGCTTACAGTAATCTGTCTGTATGATTGATTGTTGGAAACAAAAGCTCCCCTCTGCTGCCGCATTTTCACACGTTCTGTTAGTGCATAGAACACTGCCCGCTAGATACTTGATCAATTGAACGAAAAGAAATTGttcttgtttattatcaaaaagatCGATGGCGGTAATCGAGCAACACACTATGCTAATGAACACAACGTCGTTGTTTTCTTAAGGATTGCGTACTATaatattttcatgtattgattTAGAAGTTCTCTCGTGGAACTATATACTTTTAAGTCATATGTTTTGGTGCTATTTTATTGGG carries:
- the LOC127866088 gene encoding uncharacterized protein LOC127866088, with translation MTTKRDFAKSAPVRRLSRQAQGKKNNSVKEIQQWIAKDGGGDQTMRGARNVSQLTENVTEERMLYARKLELGRERSKFLSLHEYEKQKFVERQSTKDKMMKKYMDSARKVIEKAHSRRTLTVHIPQVEYYSLTSTPVGDENTPRLESPVSAKYNISSNRRMKSCPQLRSNPRIHTAKSNTEATRGVVSSQGEAFSVPVNDSLKSVSLYSVDGPSRPSSTLTKHAVNATNSLTKIALTNRACYVNTSHGTNEENLRVSAKADVGRLPLTPSGRPKTIINDIGQAGTLQRGQRSSSPTKSVKLLSVREDTKPTLTAPGTPQQSRDANTMERASSSVTDPRYLALETTLIPAVPLKKKPPPVVDIIAKNAVLKMRSKCESAASAKQMHTKFIALLLEKELGYR